In Xyrauchen texanus isolate HMW12.3.18 chromosome 45, RBS_HiC_50CHRs, whole genome shotgun sequence, a single window of DNA contains:
- the LOC127637671 gene encoding uncharacterized protein LOC127637671, giving the protein MNMASNYEEDLVESRHQMSDSEDSSSGFSDSDSDSETASDSGSSSGNEAVRHTTAKICKSYNHGCCHYGDKCWNLHICLHHAKGNCRYGARCRLNHKSSSSSPRQSERPGRKNHGRIQSPSPVENDGDDDRPYRWQLDIGRGWEDIVHDYILEAQYSRPNTKGIKIYNTRAGAISIDFTKMRVLKKTNIRVRRKDSGQTEWLWWCQDDQGWCRYGEKGSKGKASTLQSSKLEQEYQKNRKGSVQFSIDSTKYEVNFRGMSQKNVSTGHSRRVRRCPKYEPQSGDGLSLKFKNLMAPPNKTPMWQFEGKSGNWHTFKISGGCSVSSADIERCYKQQQKTMTFSVNGDTYILDFSRMNQVNQRTNAKRKIQRV; this is encoded by the exons TTGAGAGCAGACATCAAATGTCAGACTCTGAGGATAGCTCCTCTGGTTTCAGTGACAGTGACTCAGACTCTGAAACAGCCTCAGATTCTGGCTCCAGCTCTGGAAATGAAGCAGTCAGACATACCACTGCCAAG ATATGTAAGAGTTATAATCATGGTTGCTGCCATTATGGAGACAAGTGTTGGAACCTGCACATATGCTTACACCATGCAAAAGGCAACTGTCGTTATGGTGCCAGGTGTCGTCTCAACCACAAGAGTTCATCTTCATCACCTAGACAAAGTGAACGTCCAGGAAGAAAAAATCATGGAAGGATCCAAAGTCCCTCACCTGTTG AAAATGATGGAGACGATGATAGGCCCTACAGGTGGCAGCTGGATATTGGAAGAGGCTGGGAGGACATTGTCCATGATTACATACTAGAAGCCCAATATTCACGCCCCAACACCAAAGGAATCAAGATCTATAACACTCGTGCTGG ggctatttcaatagattttaCTAAGATGAGAGTTCTTAAGAAAACAAATATTAGAGTCCGCCGTAAAGATTCAGGACAGACAGAGTGGCTCTGGTGGTGCCAAGATGACCAAGGCTGGTGTCGTTATGGGGAGAAG GGTTCTAAGGGCAAAGCCAGTACACTTCAGAGCTCAAAACTAGAGCAGGAGTACCAAAAGAACCGCAAAGGTTCTGTTCAGTTCAGCATTGACTCCACCAAATATGAAGTTAACTTCAgag gAATGTCACAGAAAAATGTATCTACAGGCCATAGCAGACGGGTTAGACGATGCCCTAAATATGAACCTCAAAGTGGAGA TGGATTATCTTTGAAGTTCAAGAACCTGATGGCTCCTCCAAATAAGACCCCCATGTGGCAGTTTGAAGGGAAAAGTGGAAACTGGCACACCTTCAAAATCTCG GGTGGATGTTCAGTTTCTAGTGCTGACATTGAGAGATGCTacaaacagcaacaaaaaacCATGACCTTCAGTGTAAATGGTGACACTTACATACTGGATTTTTCAA